A stretch of the Musa acuminata AAA Group cultivar baxijiao chromosome BXJ2-7, Cavendish_Baxijiao_AAA, whole genome shotgun sequence genome encodes the following:
- the LOC103990516 gene encoding protein DWARF AND LOW-TILLERING-like isoform X2, giving the protein MLAGCSSTLLSPRHKLRIDASVQLQACHFQLQEKHCPPQQQKMGTQRLDLPCGFTSRKDPLRVALSVEKPAAEARGTSCSFRRNPVAHSSSSSMVARTSSWGGTGEIDGGHGGPWERRRSSKRFHERGSCDDYRAKRTRTGGIAGFVDVEGEVWLPQSTQEPPLVEGEKVFLVPTAASFPLPSSSSHTLVGGSSGPDNDLSTASNGSRIPCSSGVADAGGDGDGSLTEQQGLELVRLLTSCAESISTGNYEAMNFFLARLGEMATPQGTPIHRVVAYYTEALALRVARLRPHMFSVAPPRSLLDPTEDDNAIALRLLDCVSPIPKFLHFTLNERLLKALEGRDRVHIIDFNIKQGLQWPSLFQSLASRRPNPPSHVRITGVGESRQDLQDTGIRLARLAESFNLSFEFHAVVDRLEDVRLWMLHVKREECLAVNCVLTMHKALYDESGKAFMDLLDLIRSTHPEIVVMAEQEAKHNEPNWETRLARSLSYYAAIFDSMDDALPKDSQARIKVEEVFAKEIRNIVACEGDERTERHESFDGWSKLMDDGGFRCLGIGEREMLQSRMILRMYSCEKYSIEKQGEGDGLTLMWLDQPLYTVSAWAPRDVAGSSSMSQPS; this is encoded by the exons ATGTTGGCTGGGTGCTCATCGACGCTGCTGTCGCCGAGGCACAAGTTGAGGATCGACGCTTCCGTGCAGTTGCAAGCCTGCCATTTCCAGTTACAGGAGAAGCATTGCCCTCCGCAGCAGCAGAAGATGGGTACCCAGCGACTCGACCTGCCCTGTGGCTTTACCTCCCGGAAGGATCCCCTGAGGGTGGCGCTGTCGGTGGAGAAGCCCGCGGCGGAGGCTCGGGGTACCAGCTGCTCCTTTAGGCGGAACCCGGTGGCACACTCTTCATCGTCATCCATGGTGGCTAGGACGTCCTCGTGGGGAGGAACCGGAGAGATCGATGGAGGCCACGGCGGACCTTGGGAGCGGCGGAGGAGCTCGAAGAGATTCCATGAGAGGGGTTCGTGCGACGACTACCGAGCCAAGAGGACGAGGACCGGCGGCATAGCAGGATTTGTCGACGTCGAGGGCGAGGTATGGCTCCCTCAGTCCACCCAGGAGCCTCCATTGGTGGAAGGGGAGAAGGTGTTTCTCGTGCCCACAGCAGCAAGCTTTCCGCTTCCGTCGTCCTCGAGCCATACTTTGGTAGGAGGATCCTCTGGCCCCGACAATGATTTGAGCACAG CATCGAACGGGTCTCGGATCCCTTGTTCTTCCGGTGTTGCTGACGCAGGCGGCGACGGAGATGGCAGCTTGACGGAGCAGCAGGGTCTCGAGCTCGTGCGCTTGCTCACGTCGTGTGCGGAGTCCATTAGCACAGGAAACTACGAAGCCATGAACTTTTTCTTGGCCAGGCTCGGAGAGATGGCCACCCCACAGGGAACCCCCATTCACCGGGTGGTCGCCTACTACACCGAGGCCTTGGCACTCAGAGTCGCGAGGCTCCGCCCTCACATGTTCTCTGTTGCTCCACCAAGGAGCCTCCTCGACCCGACCGAGGACGACAATGCTATAGCGCTGCGGCTCCTCGATTGTGTTAGTCCCATTCCCAAATTTCTCCACTTCACACTGAACGAGAGGTTGCTGAAGGCATTGGAAGGACGAGACAGAGTGCACATCATAGACTTCAACATCAAGCAAGGCCTGCAGTGGCCGAGCTTGTTTCAGAGCTTGGCTTCTCGGCGGCCTAATCCTCCGAGCCACGTCCGGATCACCGGGGTCGGCGAATCTAGACAGGACCTCCAGGACACAGGAATTAGGCTTGCGAGGCTCGCGGAGTCCTTCAACCTTTCGTTCGAGTTCCATGCAGTCGTGGACAGGTTGGAAGATGTGAGGCTTTGGATGCTTCATGTGAAGAGGGAGGAGTGCCTCGCGGTGAACTGTGTTCTGACGATGCACAAGGCACTCTACGACGAGAGCGGAAAGGCTTTCATGGATCTGTTGGATCTGATAAGGAGCACACACCCAGAGATCGTCGTCATGGCAGAACAAGAAGCAAAGCACAATGAGCCTAACTGGGAGACAAGGTTGGCCAGATCACTAAGCTACTACGCGGCCATCTTCGATTCCATGGATGATGCCCTGCCCAAGGACAGCCAGGCCAGGATCAAGGTTGAAGAagtgttcgccaaagagatcagaAACATAGTTGCTTGTGAAGGGGATGAGAGAACCGAGAGACACGAGAGCTTCGACGGGTGGAGCAAGCTGATGGACGATGGTGGGTTCAGATGCCTGGGAATTGGAGAAAGGGAGATGCTGCAGAGTCGCATGATCCTGAGGATGTACTCCTGTGAGAAGTACAGCATAGAGAAGCAAGGGGAAGGTGATGGACTCACTCTCATGTGGTTAGATCAGCCTCTGTACACGGTCTCTGCATGGGCTCCCAGAGATGTTGCAGGCAGCTCCTCCATGTCTCAGCCAAGCTAG
- the LOC103990515 gene encoding protein yippee-like At4g27745 — MAKMVGPRVYSCSHCGNHVCLHDDIISKAFQGRNGHAFLFSHAMNIVMGPKEDRQLMTGLHTVADIYCRDCGEVLGWKYERAYEETQKYKEGKFVFEKLRIIKENW; from the exons ATGGCGAAAATGGTCGGGCCTCGAGTTTACAGCTGCAGTCATTGCGGAAACCATGTCTGCCTTCACGACGATATCATATCGAAGGCTTTCCAG GGGAGAAATGGGCATGCATTTCTGTTTTCTCATGCCATGAACATTGTTATGGGGCCAAAGGAAGACAGGCAGCTAATGACAGGACTGCATACAGTTGCTGATATATACTGCCGTGATTGTGGTGAGGTGTTGGGATGGAAGTATGAAAGAGCTTACGAAGAGACACAGAAGTATAAGGAAGGGAAGTTTGTATTTGAGAAGCTAAGAATCATCAAGGAGAACTGGTAG
- the LOC103990516 gene encoding protein DWARF AND LOW-TILLERING-like isoform X1, whose translation MLAGCSSTLLSPRHKLRIDASVQLQACHFQLQEKHCPPQQQKMGTQRLDLPCGFTSRKDPLRVALSVEKPAAEARGTSCSFRRNPVAHSSSSSMVARTSSWGGTGEIDGGHGGPWERRRSSKRFHERGSCDDYRAKRTRTGGIAGFVDVEGEVWLPQSTQEPPLVEGEKVFLVPTAASFPLPSSSSHTLVGGSSGPDNDLSTGENPNGKSQSDSSSSSSSAYVSSPEPTKDSSGNTASNGSRIPCSSGVADAGGDGDGSLTEQQGLELVRLLTSCAESISTGNYEAMNFFLARLGEMATPQGTPIHRVVAYYTEALALRVARLRPHMFSVAPPRSLLDPTEDDNAIALRLLDCVSPIPKFLHFTLNERLLKALEGRDRVHIIDFNIKQGLQWPSLFQSLASRRPNPPSHVRITGVGESRQDLQDTGIRLARLAESFNLSFEFHAVVDRLEDVRLWMLHVKREECLAVNCVLTMHKALYDESGKAFMDLLDLIRSTHPEIVVMAEQEAKHNEPNWETRLARSLSYYAAIFDSMDDALPKDSQARIKVEEVFAKEIRNIVACEGDERTERHESFDGWSKLMDDGGFRCLGIGEREMLQSRMILRMYSCEKYSIEKQGEGDGLTLMWLDQPLYTVSAWAPRDVAGSSSMSQPS comes from the coding sequence ATGTTGGCTGGGTGCTCATCGACGCTGCTGTCGCCGAGGCACAAGTTGAGGATCGACGCTTCCGTGCAGTTGCAAGCCTGCCATTTCCAGTTACAGGAGAAGCATTGCCCTCCGCAGCAGCAGAAGATGGGTACCCAGCGACTCGACCTGCCCTGTGGCTTTACCTCCCGGAAGGATCCCCTGAGGGTGGCGCTGTCGGTGGAGAAGCCCGCGGCGGAGGCTCGGGGTACCAGCTGCTCCTTTAGGCGGAACCCGGTGGCACACTCTTCATCGTCATCCATGGTGGCTAGGACGTCCTCGTGGGGAGGAACCGGAGAGATCGATGGAGGCCACGGCGGACCTTGGGAGCGGCGGAGGAGCTCGAAGAGATTCCATGAGAGGGGTTCGTGCGACGACTACCGAGCCAAGAGGACGAGGACCGGCGGCATAGCAGGATTTGTCGACGTCGAGGGCGAGGTATGGCTCCCTCAGTCCACCCAGGAGCCTCCATTGGTGGAAGGGGAGAAGGTGTTTCTCGTGCCCACAGCAGCAAGCTTTCCGCTTCCGTCGTCCTCGAGCCATACTTTGGTAGGAGGATCCTCTGGCCCCGACAATGATTTGAGCACAGGTGAAAATCCAAACGGCAAGTCCCAGTCTGATTCGagttcgtcgtcgtcgtccgcaTACGTTTCTTCTCCGGAGCCAACAAAGGATTCTTCTGGCAATACAGCATCGAACGGGTCTCGGATCCCTTGTTCTTCCGGTGTTGCTGACGCAGGCGGCGACGGAGATGGCAGCTTGACGGAGCAGCAGGGTCTCGAGCTCGTGCGCTTGCTCACGTCGTGTGCGGAGTCCATTAGCACAGGAAACTACGAAGCCATGAACTTTTTCTTGGCCAGGCTCGGAGAGATGGCCACCCCACAGGGAACCCCCATTCACCGGGTGGTCGCCTACTACACCGAGGCCTTGGCACTCAGAGTCGCGAGGCTCCGCCCTCACATGTTCTCTGTTGCTCCACCAAGGAGCCTCCTCGACCCGACCGAGGACGACAATGCTATAGCGCTGCGGCTCCTCGATTGTGTTAGTCCCATTCCCAAATTTCTCCACTTCACACTGAACGAGAGGTTGCTGAAGGCATTGGAAGGACGAGACAGAGTGCACATCATAGACTTCAACATCAAGCAAGGCCTGCAGTGGCCGAGCTTGTTTCAGAGCTTGGCTTCTCGGCGGCCTAATCCTCCGAGCCACGTCCGGATCACCGGGGTCGGCGAATCTAGACAGGACCTCCAGGACACAGGAATTAGGCTTGCGAGGCTCGCGGAGTCCTTCAACCTTTCGTTCGAGTTCCATGCAGTCGTGGACAGGTTGGAAGATGTGAGGCTTTGGATGCTTCATGTGAAGAGGGAGGAGTGCCTCGCGGTGAACTGTGTTCTGACGATGCACAAGGCACTCTACGACGAGAGCGGAAAGGCTTTCATGGATCTGTTGGATCTGATAAGGAGCACACACCCAGAGATCGTCGTCATGGCAGAACAAGAAGCAAAGCACAATGAGCCTAACTGGGAGACAAGGTTGGCCAGATCACTAAGCTACTACGCGGCCATCTTCGATTCCATGGATGATGCCCTGCCCAAGGACAGCCAGGCCAGGATCAAGGTTGAAGAagtgttcgccaaagagatcagaAACATAGTTGCTTGTGAAGGGGATGAGAGAACCGAGAGACACGAGAGCTTCGACGGGTGGAGCAAGCTGATGGACGATGGTGGGTTCAGATGCCTGGGAATTGGAGAAAGGGAGATGCTGCAGAGTCGCATGATCCTGAGGATGTACTCCTGTGAGAAGTACAGCATAGAGAAGCAAGGGGAAGGTGATGGACTCACTCTCATGTGGTTAGATCAGCCTCTGTACACGGTCTCTGCATGGGCTCCCAGAGATGTTGCAGGCAGCTCCTCCATGTCTCAGCCAAGCTAG
- the LOC135616759 gene encoding F-box protein PP2-A13-like, with product MGAGMSSDSGPEGVSGGGGGGPTGLGTLPEGCVAEIMLRLEPAEICRLARLCRTFCGAASADLVWETKLPRNYRYLLGKASGEDNSEGRRLSKKEIFALLCRRNAFGGANMEFCLEKKRGLICMWISSKALSITGIGDRRYWNFIPTAESRFQTVAYLHQIWWLEVRGEVEFCFPEGTYSLYFRLHLGRATKRLGRRVCSPEHIHGWDVKPVRFTLSTSDGQLAQSKCYLDEPGSWIHYHVGDFVSRSSDAPTGVKFSMTQIDCTHTKGGLCVDSVLIWPQGFVGPPTASCPLL from the exons ATGGGAGCTGGGATGTCGAGCGACTCGGGGCCGGAGGGggtgagcggcggcggcggcggcggcccgaCGGGGCTTGGCACCCTACCGGAGGGCTGCGTGGCGGAGATCATGCTGCGGCTCGAGCCGGCGGAGATCTGCCGGCTCGCGAGGCTCTGCCGCACGTTTTGTGGGGCGGCGTCGGCCGACCTCGTGTGGGAGACGAAGCTGCCGAGAAATTACAGGTATCTGTTGGGGAAGGCGTCGGGGGAGGACAACTCCGAGGGCCGCAGGCTTAGCAAGAAAGAGATCTTCGCGCTGCTCTGTCGCCGTAATGCCTTCGGTGGGGCAAACATG GAATTTTGTCTGGAGAAGAAGAGGGGGTTGATATGTATGTGGATATCTTCAAAGGCATTGTCGATAACAGGGATTGGTGATAGGAGATACTGGAACTTCATTCCAACAGCAGAATCTAG GTTTCAGACGGTGGCATATCTTCATCAGATATGGTGGCTGGAAGTTCGTGGGGAAGTGGAATTCTGCTTCCCCGAGGGCACATACAGCTTATACTTCCGACTTCACTTAGGAAGGGCCACCAAACGGCTCGGCCGTCGGGTTTGTAGCCCTGAGCACATCCACGGATGGGACGTGAAGCCCGTGAGGTTTACGCTATCGACCTCGGATGGCCAACTCGCTCAATCCAAGTGCTACTTGGACGAACCCGGAAGTTGGATCCACTACCATGTTGGGGATTTTGTCTCGAGAAGCTCAGATGCACCCACCGGAGTTAAGTTCTCGATGACGCAGATCGACTGCACCCACACTAAAGGGGGTCTCTGCGTTGACTCAGTTTTGATATGGCCGCAGGGCTTCGTCGGTCCGCCGACTGCATCCTGCCCGCTCTTGTAG